One segment of Alkaliphilus flagellatus DNA contains the following:
- a CDS encoding FeoA family protein: MKEQHMYIQSISLSKMPVGSKVQILNLLSTGLPRRRMLDLGLIPGTIIEIIRKSPLGDPIAYNIRGAMIALRKEESDQILVKLIS; the protein is encoded by the coding sequence ATGAAAGAACAACATATGTACATACAATCTATTTCTCTTTCTAAAATGCCCGTAGGATCTAAAGTTCAGATTTTGAATCTTTTATCTACAGGGCTACCAAGAAGAAGAATGTTAGACTTAGGTCTTATTCCAGGAACAATTATAGAAATTATACGAAAAAGTCCTTTAGGTGATCCAATTGCTTATAATATCCGAGGTGCAATGATTGCCCTAAGAAAAGAAGAGTCAGATCAAATTTTAGTCAAATTAATTAGTTAA
- a CDS encoding metal-dependent transcriptional regulator, whose product MREDFFTFSEYIKKDQGLLTPSMEDYVEMIYRLSMHNGYTRINELSESLNVQPPSVTRMVQKLADISLVNYERYGKITLTESGILKGNMLLMRHNIIESFLRSIGVFKGILEETEKIEHTISKETLECIVNYLSFLKENPDIEKKFETYRESRVNE is encoded by the coding sequence ATGAGAGAAGACTTCTTTACTTTTAGTGAATATATAAAAAAGGATCAAGGTCTGTTAACTCCTTCTATGGAAGATTATGTTGAAATGATATATAGATTATCAATGCATAATGGATATACCAGGATAAATGAGTTGTCTGAGTCATTAAATGTACAACCTCCTTCGGTTACTCGAATGGTGCAGAAATTAGCTGATATAAGTCTGGTTAATTATGAAAGATATGGGAAAATTACTTTAACAGAGAGTGGCATACTAAAAGGTAATATGTTACTTATGCGTCACAATATAATAGAAAGTTTTCTTAGATCAATAGGTGTATTTAAAGGAATATTAGAAGAAACAGAAAAAATAGAGCATACCATAAGTAAAGAGACATTGGAATGCATAGTGAACTATTTGAGTTTTTTAAAAGAAAATCCAGATATTGAAAAAAAATTTGAGACTTACAGAGAATCTAGAGTAAATGAATAA
- a CDS encoding permease — translation MIIFEWLNNQLLKMEWLYNLVTLLVQNIFGLDVNSKLGSSIHFFIYDVIKIFILLSVLIFMISYIQSFFPPERTRKILGKFNGISANILAALLGTVTPFCSCSSIPLFIGFTSAGLPIGVTFSFLISSPLVDLASVILLASVFNWKIAIAYVVVGIVLAVIGGSIISKLKLEEYVEPFVYSNKMLEAEQEELTAMNRIGFAKEQVLDIIQKVWLYILIGVGIGAAIHNWIPESVITALLGQDKWYSVLLATFVGIPMYADIFGTLPIAEALVLKGVGLGTALSFMMGVTALSLPSIIMLKKVVKPKLLGIFIGIVTIGILLIGYTFNTFSYLFI, via the coding sequence ATGATTATTTTTGAATGGTTAAATAACCAACTGCTTAAAATGGAGTGGCTCTATAATTTGGTAACATTATTAGTGCAAAATATATTTGGATTAGATGTGAATAGTAAGCTAGGGAGTAGTATCCACTTTTTTATCTATGATGTAATTAAAATATTTATATTACTATCTGTTTTAATATTTATGATTTCATATATACAGAGTTTTTTTCCACCAGAGAGAACTAGGAAAATATTAGGGAAATTCAATGGGATTTCAGCGAATATATTAGCTGCTTTACTTGGAACTGTTACACCATTTTGTTCTTGTTCATCTATCCCTCTATTTATAGGCTTTACAAGTGCAGGACTGCCAATTGGTGTTACATTTTCATTTTTAATTTCTTCACCCCTTGTAGATTTAGCATCTGTTATTTTACTCGCTAGCGTATTTAACTGGAAAATTGCAATAGCCTATGTTGTTGTGGGTATTGTGCTTGCAGTAATCGGCGGAAGTATTATTAGCAAGCTAAAACTAGAAGAGTATGTAGAACCATTTGTTTATAGTAACAAGATGCTTGAAGCTGAACAAGAAGAGCTTACAGCTATGAATAGAATAGGTTTTGCAAAAGAGCAAGTATTGGATATTATTCAAAAAGTTTGGCTATATATTTTAATAGGTGTTGGAATAGGTGCCGCAATCCACAATTGGATCCCAGAGTCAGTAATAACTGCATTGTTAGGCCAAGATAAGTGGTATTCTGTTCTACTTGCAACTTTTGTAGGTATACCTATGTATGCGGATATTTTTGGAACCCTACCGATAGCTGAAGCTCTAGTTTTAAAGGGAGTAGGTCTTGGTACTGCTTTATCTTTTATGATGGGAGTAACAGCACTTTCACTTCCGTCTATAATTATGCTTAAAAAGGTTGTTAAGCCAAAACTATTAGGTATATTTATCGGTATTGTTACTATTGGCATTCTGTTAATTGGATACACTTTTAATACATTTAGTTATCTTTTTATTTAG
- the hslO gene encoding Hsp33 family molecular chaperone HslO — translation MKSTIIRATAASNKIRVFVANTTAMIDKVHKLHETSPVAIAALGRTLTATSIMGLMLKSEKEKITVNINGGGPLGPIVVVGNSKGNVKGYVSHPNTESTNLYPGKLDVGSAVGRDGSITVIKDLGLRDPYVGSYPLVTGEIAEDFAAYFTFSEQQPSGVALGVLIDVDYTIKAAGGYIVQVLPGIDEETLTKLEDKLASLEPITSIIEKKSTPEEMLDYILGEMEPTILESYEVDFICDCNEERLEQVLISIGEKDLREITEEDKKAELVCHFCNKKYQFNEEQLRKLLDEVIQKN, via the coding sequence GTGAAAAGTACAATAATAAGAGCAACAGCTGCATCTAATAAAATAAGGGTTTTTGTAGCTAATACAACAGCAATGATAGATAAGGTACATAAACTTCATGAAACATCGCCAGTAGCTATTGCCGCATTAGGTAGAACTTTAACAGCTACTTCAATTATGGGACTTATGTTAAAGTCTGAAAAAGAAAAAATAACCGTTAATATTAACGGTGGAGGTCCATTAGGGCCAATTGTGGTTGTAGGAAATTCTAAAGGGAATGTTAAAGGCTATGTTTCACATCCTAATACAGAAAGTACTAATTTATATCCTGGAAAGTTAGATGTAGGAAGTGCTGTCGGGAGGGATGGAAGTATTACAGTTATTAAAGATTTAGGACTTAGGGACCCGTATGTTGGATCCTATCCACTAGTTACTGGGGAAATAGCTGAAGATTTTGCCGCATATTTTACATTCTCAGAACAACAACCATCAGGTGTAGCATTGGGAGTTTTAATCGATGTAGACTATACAATAAAAGCGGCTGGTGGATATATAGTTCAAGTATTACCTGGTATAGATGAGGAAACATTAACAAAGCTAGAAGATAAACTTGCATCTCTAGAACCAATTACTTCTATTATTGAAAAGAAGTCAACTCCAGAAGAAATGTTAGATTATATTTTGGGAGAAATGGAGCCTACTATTTTAGAATCCTATGAAGTTGATTTTATCTGCGATTGCAACGAAGAAAGATTAGAGCAGGTTTTAATAAGTATTGGTGAAAAGGATTTAAGGGAAATAACTGAAGAGGATAAGAAGGCAGAGTTAGTATGCCATTTTTGCAATAAAAAATATCAATTCAACGAAGAACAACTAAGAAAGTTACTGGATGAAGTGATACAGAAAAATTAA
- the ytxC gene encoding putative sporulation protein YtxC, whose protein sequence is MNLLAILAERSANKVQEKIQPILESFYNEGIDVEERIYYIEPLYYLNYSVDTENIKNYPINDFINIFKFCIANALCEYIKDIEEPSLIRHIISTDYYYFDVKERLEIYKNSLDILNEENIDIFFQKDEVINAKSKILQHLIDYLNSNTQINLSGFILFRLKDYLLELNETVEKAVEDFIVDKEYNEFIKLLKYFVDIQEAKSDIVNVVFDEEAKFRLYDKHSCLLNNDHISSIAVELAESNINQDDLLISALITLAPKEIFIHNISVLKTSGIIKTLEKIFPDRIHCCNSCEWCTVQINANKE, encoded by the coding sequence TTGAATTTACTGGCTATTTTGGCAGAAAGAAGTGCAAATAAAGTGCAAGAAAAAATACAACCGATACTTGAATCCTTTTATAACGAAGGTATCGATGTAGAAGAAAGAATATACTATATAGAACCTCTTTATTATTTAAACTATAGTGTAGATACTGAAAATATAAAAAACTATCCAATTAATGATTTTATAAATATATTTAAATTTTGTATAGCTAATGCTCTTTGTGAGTATATAAAAGATATTGAAGAACCTAGTTTAATCCGTCATATAATAAGTACAGATTATTATTATTTCGATGTAAAGGAAAGATTAGAAATATATAAAAATTCCTTAGATATATTAAATGAAGAAAATATAGATATATTTTTCCAAAAAGATGAAGTTATTAATGCTAAATCTAAAATTCTACAACATTTAATTGATTACTTAAATAGTAATACTCAAATTAATTTAAGTGGTTTTATCTTATTTAGATTAAAAGATTATTTACTAGAGTTAAATGAAACTGTTGAAAAAGCAGTAGAAGATTTTATAGTAGACAAAGAATATAATGAGTTTATTAAGCTATTAAAATACTTTGTAGATATTCAAGAAGCTAAATCTGATATAGTTAATGTGGTTTTTGATGAGGAAGCTAAGTTTAGACTTTATGATAAACATAGTTGCCTTTTAAATAATGACCATATAAGCAGTATTGCAGTAGAACTTGCAGAAAGCAATATTAACCAAGATGATTTACTTATAAGTGCTTTGATAACTCTCGCACCTAAGGAAATATTTATCCATAATATATCCGTGCTTAAAACTAGTGGAATTATTAAAACTCTAGAAAAAATATTTCCAGATAGGATACATTGTTGTAATAGTTGCGAATGGTGTACTGTGCAAATTAATGCTAATAAGGAATAA
- a CDS encoding nucleoside recognition domain-containing protein, with translation MSTNQDHNQYNALKTLQSEMYNEEQHKLKDTIVSSIYIQAESIANNVISKENHKKIDWDKKLDDILTSKYTGFPIMFLLLGLVFWLTIVGSNYPSKMLSDMFFGIEVHLTNWFIAANAPEWLHGILILGIYRTLAWVISVMLPPMAIFFPCFTLLEDLGYLPRIAFNLDRLFKKAGAHGKQSLTMSMGFGCNAAGVIACRIIESPRERLIAMLTNNFVPCNGRFPTLIALSTIIVGGLVTSQFSTLAASFFVSVLVLFGIAITLLVSWLLSKTLLKGVPSSFTLELPPYRKPQLGRIIYQSLIDRTIFVLGRAVAIAAPAGLVIWLLANISVGEQSILNHSATFLEPFANSIGLDGFIIMAFILGFPANEIVLPILIMSYMAEGAMLELDSIQAMKELFFANGWTWLTALNFMLFSLLHFPCGTTVWTIKKESGSMKWALFGTVMPTAIAIILLFVITQSTRLLGLV, from the coding sequence ATGAGTACTAATCAAGACCATAATCAATATAATGCATTAAAAACTTTGCAAAGTGAAATGTATAACGAAGAACAACATAAATTAAAAGATACTATTGTTAGCAGCATATATATACAAGCAGAAAGTATAGCTAACAATGTAATATCCAAGGAAAACCATAAAAAGATTGATTGGGATAAAAAGCTAGATGATATCCTTACTTCAAAGTATACAGGTTTCCCAATAATGTTCTTATTATTAGGGCTTGTATTTTGGTTAACAATAGTTGGCTCTAATTATCCTTCTAAAATGCTTTCAGATATGTTCTTTGGAATAGAAGTACACCTAACCAACTGGTTTATAGCAGCAAATGCCCCAGAATGGCTCCACGGAATATTAATATTGGGTATATATAGGACTCTGGCCTGGGTTATATCCGTAATGCTACCCCCAATGGCAATCTTTTTCCCTTGTTTTACACTGCTAGAAGATCTAGGCTATCTACCCCGTATAGCATTTAACCTAGACAGATTATTTAAAAAAGCTGGTGCCCATGGAAAGCAATCTCTCACTATGAGCATGGGGTTTGGATGTAACGCTGCAGGCGTAATTGCCTGTAGAATTATTGAGTCTCCTAGGGAAAGGCTCATTGCAATGCTTACGAATAATTTTGTTCCATGTAATGGTCGATTTCCAACGTTAATAGCTCTATCAACTATTATTGTTGGTGGCTTAGTTACCAGTCAATTTAGCACTTTAGCCGCATCCTTTTTTGTATCAGTTCTAGTTTTATTTGGTATTGCAATAACATTATTAGTATCTTGGTTACTTTCTAAAACTCTTTTAAAGGGTGTACCCTCTTCATTTACTTTAGAACTTCCACCCTATAGAAAACCACAATTGGGCAGAATAATATATCAATCTCTTATCGATAGAACAATATTTGTACTAGGTAGAGCAGTAGCGATTGCGGCTCCAGCAGGATTAGTAATTTGGTTACTAGCTAACATAAGTGTGGGAGAGCAAAGCATATTAAACCATAGTGCTACTTTTCTTGAGCCCTTCGCAAATTCAATTGGCTTAGATGGTTTTATAATAATGGCATTTATTTTAGGATTTCCAGCAAATGAAATAGTCCTCCCTATTTTAATCATGAGCTATATGGCAGAAGGAGCAATGCTCGAGCTAGATAGCATTCAAGCTATGAAGGAACTTTTCTTTGCCAATGGATGGACCTGGTTAACAGCATTAAACTTTATGCTATTTTCATTACTTCACTTTCCCTGCGGCACCACAGTTTGGACCATAAAAAAAGAAAGTGGTAGCATGAAATGGGCCTTATTTGGTACAGTAATGCCAACTGCTATTGCAATAATCCTTTTATTCGTAATAACCCAATCTACTAGATTGTTAGGATTAGTATAA
- the thrS gene encoding threonine--tRNA ligase — protein MSKVKVKLKDGSVREVEKGTSILDFAKQISEGLARVAIGAELNGESADLMTTIEEDCNLNILRFEDENGKDFLRHTSSHILAQAVKRLYPGTKLAIGPSVDNGFYYDFDSDHTFTPEDLKKIEKEMQKIVKEDLTLEKFVLPRDEAIEFVRKQGEDYKVELIQDLPEDETISFYRQGDFVDLCAGPHVPSTGKVKAIKLLNIAGAYWRGSEKNKMLQRIYGTSFTKKADLEEYLNRLEEAKKRDHRKIGKELDLFSLNEEGPGFPFFHPKGMVIRNILEDFWRSEHVKRGYDEIKTPVILNEQLWKQSGHWDHYKQNMYFTNIDDMNYAVKPMNCPGSILMFDRKKHSYRDLPIRMGELGLVHRHELSGALHGLMRVRCFTQDDAHLFMLPEQIKDEIIGVIDFVDYVYNTFGFKYHIELSTRPEDSMGSDEDWEIATNSLRAALDEKGLPYKINEGDGAFYGPKIDFHLEDCIGRTWQCGTIQLDFQMPQRFDLSYVGADGEKHRPIMIHRVIFGSIERFIGILIEHYAGKFPTWLAPVQVKILPITDKHLEYSLKLEKEMKQKGIRVEVDTRNEKIGYKIREAQLSRVPYMLVIGDKEVESGEVAVRSRDKGDLGAVTVENFINDTIKEIEEKR, from the coding sequence ATGTCAAAAGTAAAGGTTAAACTAAAAGATGGTTCAGTTCGTGAGGTAGAGAAGGGAACATCTATATTAGATTTTGCAAAACAGATTAGTGAAGGGCTTGCACGTGTAGCTATAGGTGCAGAACTGAATGGAGAAAGTGCTGACTTAATGACTACTATAGAAGAAGATTGTAATTTAAATATTTTAAGGTTTGAGGACGAAAATGGAAAAGACTTTTTACGTCATACAAGTTCTCATATTCTAGCTCAAGCTGTTAAAAGACTTTACCCAGGTACAAAGCTAGCTATTGGACCATCTGTAGATAATGGATTTTATTATGATTTTGACTCTGATCATACTTTTACACCAGAGGATTTAAAAAAGATTGAAAAAGAAATGCAAAAAATAGTTAAGGAAGATCTAACTTTGGAAAAATTTGTTCTTCCTAGAGATGAAGCAATAGAATTTGTTAGAAAACAAGGTGAAGATTACAAGGTGGAATTAATTCAAGATCTACCAGAGGATGAAACAATATCCTTCTATCGTCAAGGCGACTTTGTAGATCTTTGTGCAGGACCTCACGTGCCTTCTACAGGAAAAGTAAAAGCAATTAAACTTTTAAATATTGCAGGTGCATACTGGAGAGGTAGCGAAAAGAATAAAATGCTTCAAAGAATTTACGGAACATCTTTTACTAAAAAAGCCGATTTAGAAGAATATCTTAATAGATTAGAGGAAGCTAAAAAGAGAGATCATAGAAAAATAGGTAAAGAGCTAGATTTATTCAGCTTAAATGAAGAAGGACCAGGTTTTCCGTTCTTCCATCCAAAGGGAATGGTTATCAGAAACATACTAGAGGATTTCTGGAGATCAGAACACGTAAAACGTGGTTATGATGAAATAAAAACACCTGTTATTTTAAATGAGCAGCTTTGGAAACAATCAGGACACTGGGATCACTATAAACAAAATATGTATTTTACAAATATTGATGATATGAATTATGCTGTTAAACCAATGAACTGTCCAGGATCTATTTTGATGTTTGATAGAAAAAAACATAGTTATAGGGATCTTCCTATTAGAATGGGTGAGTTAGGATTAGTTCATAGACATGAATTATCTGGAGCTCTACACGGACTTATGAGGGTTCGTTGCTTTACACAAGATGATGCTCATTTATTTATGCTACCAGAACAAATTAAGGACGAAATAATTGGAGTAATAGATTTTGTTGACTATGTATACAATACTTTTGGTTTTAAATATCATATAGAGTTATCTACAAGACCAGAGGATTCTATGGGATCAGATGAAGATTGGGAAATAGCTACAAACTCACTTAGAGCTGCTCTTGACGAAAAGGGTTTACCATATAAGATTAATGAAGGTGACGGGGCATTTTATGGTCCGAAGATCGATTTCCATTTAGAAGATTGTATTGGACGTACATGGCAATGTGGAACAATTCAATTAGACTTCCAAATGCCTCAAAGGTTTGACCTATCCTATGTGGGTGCTGATGGTGAGAAACATAGACCAATTATGATTCACAGGGTAATTTTTGGAAGTATCGAAAGATTTATTGGTATTTTAATCGAACACTATGCAGGTAAGTTCCCAACATGGCTTGCTCCAGTTCAAGTTAAAATACTACCAATTACAGATAAGCACCTTGAGTATTCATTAAAACTTGAAAAAGAAATGAAGCAAAAAGGAATCCGCGTGGAAGTAGATACAAGAAATGAAAAAATAGGATATAAAATAAGAGAAGCACAACTTTCAAGGGTTCCGTATATGTTAGTAATTGGAGATAAGGAAGTGGAGTCAGGAGAAGTAGCAGTTAGATCTAGAGATAAAGGTGATTTAGGTGCTGTAACAGTGGAAAACTTTATTAATGATACTATTAAAGAAATTGAAGAGAAAAGATAA
- a CDS encoding cold-shock protein has product MEKGTVKWFNSEKGYGFISRENGDDVFVHYSAITMDGFKTLEEGQAVQFEIVQGEKGPQATNVSRA; this is encoded by the coding sequence ATGGAAAAAGGTACAGTTAAATGGTTTAACTCAGAAAAAGGATATGGATTCATTTCAAGAGAAAACGGAGATGATGTATTCGTACATTACTCAGCTATTACTATGGATGGATTCAAAACATTAGAAGAAGGTCAAGCAGTTCAATTTGAAATTGTTCAAGGAGAAAAAGGACCTCAAGCTACTAACGTATCAAGAGCATAA
- a CDS encoding FeoB small GTPase domain-containing protein — translation MGLTHQSCGKAVLSEKFNIKLGSDDELVIALAGNPNVGKSTVFNALTGLNQHTGNWPGKTVANARGNYTHKDKKFVLVDLPGTYSLLANSVEEQVARDFICFGQPNATIVVTDATCLERNLNLVMQVMELTDKVVLCVNLMDEAKRKGISVNIKGLEEKLGIPVIATTARNGSGLNELMDRTYNIALGIENIFPKTIEYPQEVEEEIDKLSERLQNILKDKLNSRWVALRLIEGDTTILDSIGKFLFDYNTQSIEKEEACIYEY, via the coding sequence ATGGGATTAACTCATCAATCCTGTGGAAAAGCAGTGCTAAGCGAAAAATTTAATATTAAATTAGGTAGTGATGACGAATTAGTAATTGCATTGGCCGGCAACCCAAATGTGGGAAAAAGTACTGTATTTAACGCCTTAACTGGACTTAACCAACATACAGGCAACTGGCCTGGAAAAACAGTAGCAAATGCTAGGGGAAATTATACTCATAAGGATAAAAAATTTGTTCTTGTTGATCTGCCCGGTACTTATTCACTATTAGCTAATTCAGTAGAAGAGCAAGTTGCAAGGGATTTTATATGCTTTGGTCAACCCAATGCTACCATAGTTGTTACTGATGCCACTTGCCTTGAAAGAAACTTAAATCTAGTTATGCAAGTAATGGAACTAACAGATAAGGTTGTTTTGTGTGTAAATCTTATGGATGAGGCTAAAAGGAAGGGTATTTCAGTAAATATAAAAGGATTAGAAGAAAAACTCGGGATTCCTGTAATAGCTACTACCGCAAGAAATGGATCAGGCCTAAATGAACTAATGGATAGAACTTACAATATTGCCTTAGGAATTGAAAACATATTTCCTAAAACAATTGAATATCCCCAGGAAGTAGAAGAAGAAATCGACAAACTTTCTGAAAGATTGCAAAACATTTTAAAAGATAAATTAAATAGCAGATGGGTAGCATTAAGATTAATTGAAGGAGATACAACAATACTAGATTCAATTGGCAAATTTTTATTCGACTATAATACACAATCTATAGAAAAAGAGGAGGCTTGTATATATGAGTACTAA
- a CDS encoding DUF445 domain-containing protein has product MVVQLLILAIIGGVIGWITNLLAIKMLFRPFQPISIPLINFKIQGLIPKRKAEIARSIGQTVETELLSIEEIIDKLVKSNNKDEILILLKNKITVIVANHLPSIIPSTFKGMISKYINDVIDEEGDKIITEAIEKMIEKATTSIELSKMIEDKVNEFEMEELERIVVNIAKTELKHIEVLGGILGFIIGIFQGIIILLF; this is encoded by the coding sequence ATGGTCGTACAATTACTAATATTAGCTATAATAGGTGGCGTTATAGGTTGGATTACAAATCTGTTAGCAATTAAAATGTTATTTAGACCCTTTCAGCCTATTAGTATTCCTTTGATTAATTTTAAGATACAAGGACTTATACCAAAACGTAAAGCAGAAATAGCAAGAAGTATAGGGCAAACTGTGGAAACTGAGTTATTATCAATAGAAGAAATTATCGATAAATTAGTTAAAAGCAATAATAAAGATGAAATTTTAATATTGCTTAAAAACAAGATAACAGTAATTGTTGCAAATCATCTTCCTTCTATTATTCCATCTACCTTTAAAGGAATGATTTCAAAATATATTAATGATGTAATAGATGAAGAAGGCGATAAAATAATTACAGAGGCTATAGAAAAAATGATTGAAAAGGCTACTACTAGCATAGAGCTTAGTAAAATGATAGAAGATAAAGTAAATGAGTTTGAGATGGAAGAACTAGAGAGAATAGTTGTTAATATAGCAAAAACTGAACTAAAGCATATTGAGGTATTAGGTGGTATACTTGGTTTTATAATTGGTATTTTTCAAGGTATAATTATTTTATTATTTTAA
- a CDS encoding small, acid-soluble spore protein, alpha/beta type, whose protein sequence is MDINIICKKALNEMRLEIAEELGFTNNITEDKNNSLVHEQIKIGGNMTRRLVEIG, encoded by the coding sequence GTGGATATAAATATCATCTGTAAAAAGGCATTAAATGAAATGAGACTTGAAATAGCCGAAGAATTGGGTTTTACAAATAATATTACTGAAGATAAGAACAATTCACTTGTACATGAACAGATTAAAATTGGCGGTAACATGACAAGAAGATTAGTAGAAATAGGATAA
- a CDS encoding macrolide family glycosyltransferase, with product MSKIVFFCIPAHGHTNPTIEVVRELILRGHEVWYYSFEEFREKIESVGAKYISCDPFLPPTPIDIDKKVGKDFAALIEMVADTTVSLDKAVCSALKEFSPDCIVSDSVCFWGKLFSIKLRIPFVCSTTTFAFNQYTAKMMKSGLKEMLRMFIGMPRINAKMRMLKEHGYDVDNFLKIIQNDNDTNTIVYTSKEFQPMSETFSDKYTFVGPSIADVEVEVAPKQKPLIYISLGTVLNKNSLFYKNCIKALKDCNFDVIMSIGNKTDISSLGIIPNNFDIKTRVHQIQVLKNADVFITHCGMNSVNESIYCGVPMVLFPQHSEQGLVAARAEELGAGIKLNGNKSKLIKEAVYEVFNNKLYKQNAEKLANTFKKAGGASKAADAIENVIISSSNF from the coding sequence ATGAGTAAGATCGTGTTTTTTTGTATTCCTGCACATGGACATACTAATCCCACAATAGAGGTGGTTCGAGAATTGATACTAAGGGGACATGAGGTATGGTACTACTCATTTGAAGAATTTAGAGAAAAAATAGAATCAGTAGGAGCTAAATATATTTCGTGTGACCCTTTTCTTCCTCCAACACCCATAGATATTGATAAAAAGGTTGGGAAAGATTTTGCAGCACTGATCGAAATGGTCGCTGATACTACAGTTAGTCTTGATAAAGCAGTTTGTTCAGCACTAAAAGAATTCAGTCCGGACTGCATTGTTTCAGATTCGGTATGTTTTTGGGGCAAACTTTTCTCTATAAAGCTTCGGATTCCATTTGTTTGTTCAACAACTACCTTTGCTTTTAATCAATATACAGCAAAGATGATGAAATCTGGCTTGAAAGAGATGCTTCGTATGTTTATAGGAATGCCGAGAATCAATGCAAAAATGCGAATGCTAAAAGAACATGGTTATGATGTAGATAATTTTTTAAAGATTATACAAAATGATAACGATACGAATACTATTGTTTATACATCGAAAGAATTCCAACCTATGTCAGAAACATTTTCGGACAAATATACATTTGTTGGACCATCGATTGCAGATGTTGAGGTAGAGGTTGCACCAAAACAAAAACCGCTTATTTATATTTCTCTCGGAACTGTTTTGAATAAAAATAGCTTGTTTTATAAAAATTGCATTAAAGCTCTGAAAGATTGTAATTTCGATGTCATTATGTCGATAGGTAATAAAACAGATATATCATCGTTGGGAATAATACCAAATAATTTTGATATAAAAACAAGAGTACATCAAATTCAAGTTCTTAAGAATGCAGATGTTTTTATTACGCACTGCGGAATGAATAGTGTTAATGAAAGCATATACTGTGGCGTGCCAATGGTGCTTTTTCCTCAACATTCCGAACAAGGACTCGTTGCTGCCCGTGCAGAGGAGCTTGGTGCAGGTATTAAACTTAATGGAAATAAATCAAAGCTTATAAAAGAAGCAGTTTATGAGGTGTTCAATAATAAGTTATATAAGCAAAATGCAGAAAAGTTAGCCAACACCTTTAAAAAGGCCGGTGGCGCTTCAAAAGCTGCTGATGCAATTGAAAATGTTATAATATCTTCCAGTAATTTTTAA
- a CDS encoding AbrB/MazE/SpoVT family DNA-binding domain-containing protein, translating into MKQHNDKYAWTVKIGEKGQFVIPKKARDIFDIKPGDTIIVLADKKKGIAIPPKSMFAKLAATVFEEDLSEMEDNHE; encoded by the coding sequence ATGAAACAGCACAATGATAAATATGCATGGACTGTCAAGATTGGGGAAAAAGGACAATTTGTTATACCAAAGAAAGCTCGTGACATTTTTGATATCAAGCCAGGTGATACAATTATTGTACTTGCCGATAAAAAGAAAGGAATTGCCATTCCCCCAAAGTCAATGTTCGCAAAACTGGCGGCAACAGTTTTTGAGGAAGATTTATCTGAAATGGAGGATAACCATGAGTAA
- a CDS encoding ArsR/SmtB family transcription factor, translating into MDKDYVQYTLFMKALADETRVKIFDMLSKGELCACNILEDFDITQPTLSYHMKILSESGLVNSRRDGVWMKYSINKDGLDLLKNLFDDISESIRK; encoded by the coding sequence TTGGATAAGGATTATGTACAATACACATTATTCATGAAAGCATTAGCAGATGAGACAAGAGTAAAGATATTTGATATGCTTTCCAAAGGAGAGCTGTGTGCCTGTAATATACTTGAGGATTTTGATATAACACAACCTACACTTTCATATCATATGAAAATATTGAGCGAAAGCGGTTTAGTAAATAGTAGGCGTGATGGTGTATGGATGAAATATTCGATTAATAAAGATGGATTAGATTTATTAAAAAATCTCTTTGATGATATTAGTGAAAGCATTAGAAAGTAA